The Burkholderiales bacterium sequence GCAGCGCCGGCCTGCCCTCCGCCTCCTGCGTCTCGCCCGCCTCGAGCGCGGCGTGCGCGAGGAACGCGGTCAGCGGATCGGTCGCGCCTTCGGACGGCCCGTCGGAGGGCACCGGCGCGTCGGCGTCCACGCGCTCCCCGATCATCGGCGCATCGCTCGCGATCTCCGCCTCGCGCACGAAGCCCTGCGCGGCGTTGACGAGTTCCTCGAGGTTCCCGATCCGGTCCTCGCCGTCCTTCTCGGCACGGTAGTGCGCGACGAGGCCCGATGCCTCGTTCACCTGCGCGACCGCCTCGAAGAGCGGCAGCGCGGCGGTCTCCGCGCGAAGCTTCTCGATGAGGCGCACGAACGCAGCGAGGCTCGTGCCGGCCCTGCCGCCGACGGCACCGCTCGCCGCGGCCTGCCACAGGCTCGTGCCGCGCCCGCGCGCCTCGTCCTGCAACTGCTCGAGCGTGCGCGCGCCGATGCCGCGCGGCGGGAAGTTGACCACGCGCAGGAACGCGCCGTCGTCCTCCGGCGAGGCGACGAGCCGCAGGTAGCCCAGCGCGTGCTTGACCTCGGCGCGCTCGAAGAAACGCATCCCGCCCCAGACGCGGTAGGGCAGTCCCGCGTTGAACAGCGCGTGCTCGAGGACGCGCGACTGCGCGTTCGACCGGTAGAGGAGCGCGATCTCGGAGAGCGGCACGCCCTCGTCGGCGATGCCCTTGACCGCGTCGACGACGAACGCGGCCTCGTCGAGGTCGGTCGGCGCGGCGAACGCGCGGATCGGCTCGCCCTTGCCCTCGCTCGTCCACAGCTCCTTGCCGAGCCGCGAGCGGTTGTGGCGGATCAGCGCGTTCGCCGCGTCGAGGATGTTGCCGTGCGAGCGGTAGTTCTGCTCGAGCTTCACCAGGCGGACCGGGCGGTCCGGCCGCCCGAAGTCGCGCTCGAAGTGCTGCATGTTCGCGGCGTTGGCGCCGCGGAACGCGTAGATCGACTGGTCGTCGTCGCCCACCGCGAACACCGCCGCCTCGGGGCCGGCGAGAAGGCGCAGCCAGCGGTACTGCAGCGCGTTGGTGTCCTGGAACTCGTCGACCAGCAGATTCGAGAAGCGGCGCTGGTAGTGCTCGCGGATCGCGTCGTGGCCGGCGAGGAGCTCGTAGCTCCGAAGCAGGAGTTCGGCGAAGTCGACGACGCCCTCGCGCCGGCACATCGCCTCGTAGAGCGCGTAGTGCTCGACCCGCGCACGCGCGAACGCGTCGCCGGCCTCGACCGCCTGCGGGCGCAGGCCCGCCTCCTTGGCGCTCGCGATGAACCAGGCGAGCTCGCGCGGCGGATAGCGCTCGTCGTCGAGCCCGTGCGCCTTGTACAGGCGCTTGATCAGCGCGAGCTGGTCCGCCGTGTCCATGATCTGGAAGAGCTGCGGCAGGTCGGCGTCGCGGTGGTGCGCACGGAGCATCCGGTTGCACAGGCCGTGGAAGGTGCCGATCCACATGCCGCGCACCGACACCGGCGTCAGCGCGGAGAGCCGCAGCAGCATCTCGCGGGCGGCCTTGTTGGTGAACGTCACGGCGAGGATCGACAGCGGCGAGGCCTGGCCGGTGGCGATGAGCCACGCGATGCGCGTGGTCAGCACGCGCGTCTTGCCGCTGCCGGCGCCCGCGAGCACCAGCGCGGAAGCGTGCGGCAGCGTGACCGCTTCGTGCTGGCGGGGGTTGAGGTCGGCGAGGAGCGGGCTGGGCATCGGGCCGGCCCGCCGGGCGGCGGCGGGAGGCGCCGCGCGCGGGGGGAACGCGACGGCGCGGCAGCCCGATTATAGGCGAGCGCGAAGGCTATAATCGCGCGTCCTTCGATCCGCCGATGGCCCGCGACCCCTCCCGACCGCCCGACGCACGCTCCGCCGCCATGCGCGGCTTCGTGCAGTGGATGCGCGCCGCCGCGCCCTACGTCTACGCGTTCCGCGGCAAGACCTTCGTGATCGCGTTCGGCGGCGAGGTCGTCGCCGACGAGTCGTTCCTCGGCATCGTCCACGACCTGAACCTGCTGCACAGCCTCGGCATCCGGCTCGTCGTCGTGCACGGCATGCGCCCGCAGATCGAGGCGATCCTCGCGCAGCAGCACCTGCCGTCGCGCTACCACAAGGGCCTGCGGGTCACCGACACCGAGACGATGGACTGCGTGCTGGAGGCCGCGGGGCAGGTGCGCAGCCGCATCGAGGCGATGCTCTCGCTCGGCATGGCGAACTCGCCGATGGCCGGTGCCTACAACCGCGTGTCGTCGGGCAACTACATCACGGCGAAGCCGATGGGCGTC is a genomic window containing:
- a CDS encoding UvrD-helicase domain-containing protein produces the protein MPSPLLADLNPRQHEAVTLPHASALVLAGAGSGKTRVLTTRIAWLIATGQASPLSILAVTFTNKAAREMLLRLSALTPVSVRGMWIGTFHGLCNRMLRAHHRDADLPQLFQIMDTADQLALIKRLYKAHGLDDERYPPRELAWFIASAKEAGLRPQAVEAGDAFARARVEHYALYEAMCRREGVVDFAELLLRSYELLAGHDAIREHYQRRFSNLLVDEFQDTNALQYRWLRLLAGPEAAVFAVGDDDQSIYAFRGANAANMQHFERDFGRPDRPVRLVKLEQNYRSHGNILDAANALIRHNRSRLGKELWTSEGKGEPIRAFAAPTDLDEAAFVVDAVKGIADEGVPLSEIALLYRSNAQSRVLEHALFNAGLPYRVWGGMRFFERAEVKHALGYLRLVASPEDDGAFLRVVNFPPRGIGARTLEQLQDEARGRGTSLWQAAASGAVGGRAGTSLAAFVRLIEKLRAETAALPLFEAVAQVNEASGLVAHYRAEKDGEDRIGNLEELVNAAQGFVREAEIASDAPMIGERVDADAPVPSDGPSEGATDPLTAFLAHAALEAGETQEAEGRPALQLMTVHSAKGLEFHTVFVTGLEEGLFPHENSLNEMDGPEEERRLMYVALTRARRRLYLTHAQSRMLHGQTRWHVASRFLDELPRELVAWLSPARTRYGAIDVDEAEWGKPRHVPVPETNAPGWRIGQNVRHAKFGVGVIVGAEGRGSDARVQVNFREVGVKWLALEYAKLEAA